ACACACGATGGCAACACAGCTCTTGAATGCCGACGCGGACCTCGTCACTATCCAGGATCTCCTGGGACATGCCAAGATTACCACGACTCAGCGCTACTGCAAGGTCTCCAATCTCAAAGTGCAGAGGGACTACTACAAGGCTATTGAGGTCGTCATGCAGAGAACCCAGTCAGGCGGAGAGGACGAGTTTGAATTGGACGAAAAATGGATAAAGGAAAACAGGGTGTAAGTAACTAAT
This genomic window from Pseudomonadota bacterium contains:
- a CDS encoding tyrosine-type recombinase/integrase; protein product: HTMATQLLNADADLVTIQDLLGHAKITTTQRYCKVSNLKVQRDYYKAIEVVMQRTQSGGEDEFELDEKWIKENRV